The proteins below come from a single Rhizobium sp. BT04 genomic window:
- the ubiA gene encoding 4-hydroxybenzoate octaprenyltransferase — translation MEDTDHFNDRVSDAPSNNWVYRILPPWLWPYAQLARWDRPIGWQLLMWPCFWSATLAANAAIDQGLYSGSLLVSHLFLYFIGSVAMRGAGCTYNDLVDHEIDMEVARTRSRPLPSGRVTRARAKIFIGLQALVGLFVLLQFNWLTVFLGLLSLAIVAFYPYAKRFTDWPQFYLGLAFSWGALMGWAGILGGLSFAAILLYAASVAWTIGYDTIYAHQDKEDDELIGVRSTARLFGDRTRVWLIGLYGLTLVLMFIAFALAGANLIAFLALLGAAGMFAWQIVRLDINDADQCLALFKSNNRVGLIIFFGLFVSLLFAIP, via the coding sequence ATGGAAGATACCGACCACTTCAACGATCGCGTCTCCGACGCGCCTTCCAATAACTGGGTCTACCGGATCCTGCCGCCATGGCTCTGGCCCTATGCGCAGCTGGCGCGCTGGGATCGCCCGATCGGCTGGCAATTGCTGATGTGGCCATGTTTCTGGTCGGCGACACTCGCCGCCAATGCGGCGATCGACCAAGGGCTCTATTCCGGCAGCCTGCTGGTGTCTCACCTTTTCCTTTATTTCATCGGCTCGGTCGCCATGCGCGGCGCCGGCTGCACCTATAATGATCTCGTCGACCACGAGATCGACATGGAAGTGGCCCGCACCCGTTCGCGCCCGCTCCCTTCCGGCCGCGTCACGCGCGCCCGCGCAAAAATCTTCATCGGTCTGCAGGCGCTGGTCGGTCTCTTCGTGCTCTTGCAGTTCAACTGGCTCACCGTCTTCTTGGGCTTGCTCTCGCTCGCCATCGTGGCCTTTTATCCCTACGCCAAACGCTTCACCGACTGGCCGCAATTCTATCTCGGCCTTGCTTTCTCCTGGGGTGCGCTGATGGGCTGGGCCGGCATTTTGGGCGGGCTTTCCTTCGCCGCCATCCTGCTCTATGCCGCCTCCGTCGCCTGGACGATCGGTTACGACACCATCTACGCCCATCAGGACAAGGAGGATGACGAGCTGATCGGTGTCCGTTCGACCGCGCGGCTGTTCGGCGACAGGACGAGGGTTTGGCTGATCGGCCTTTATGGGCTGACGCTGGTGCTGATGTTTATCGCTTTCGCGCTCGCCGGCGCCAATCTCATCGCTTTCCTGGCCTTGCTCGGTGCGGCCGGCATGTTCGCCTGGCAGATCGTCCGGCTCGATATCAACGATGCCGACCAGTGCCTGGCGCTGTTCAAATCGAACAACCGCGTCGGCCTGATCATCTTCTTCGGCCTCTTCGTCTCCCTGCTGTTTGCCATTCCCTGA
- a CDS encoding threonine/serine dehydratase: protein MTQQAPLLAAKIDDARKKIDPIFLNTNLLRSDRLALSLVAKDETENPIRSFKGRGTGYFLADVAGERTPLVTASAGNFGQGLAYNAARHGRSLVVFASINANPLKIEAMRRFGAEVFLAGEDFDAAKEAAKIYAVERKLQFVEDGASAAIAEGAGTIAAELTEEVDDIDTVFIPLGNGALAAGVGCWFKSRSPRTRVVAVAAKGAPCMALSYNAGEAISTPEARTIADGIAVRIPVPSAVDWLQDTIDDVVLVDDDQILDAMRFAHDTWKRLVEPAGAAGLAAILAQASALKGCRVATVLCGANLTDQQIKAWLPSAAKDDTNAC from the coding sequence TCCGATAGGCTCGCGCTGTCGCTCGTCGCCAAGGACGAAACGGAAAATCCGATCCGCAGCTTCAAGGGGCGTGGGACGGGGTATTTTCTCGCCGACGTCGCTGGTGAAAGAACTCCTCTGGTCACCGCATCAGCCGGGAACTTCGGTCAGGGGCTTGCTTATAATGCCGCACGGCATGGGCGATCTCTGGTCGTGTTCGCCAGTATCAACGCCAATCCGCTGAAGATCGAAGCCATGCGCAGGTTTGGGGCGGAGGTCTTTCTCGCCGGAGAAGATTTTGACGCTGCAAAGGAGGCAGCCAAAATCTACGCCGTCGAACGGAAGCTGCAGTTCGTCGAAGACGGAGCGAGCGCAGCCATTGCGGAAGGGGCAGGAACGATTGCGGCGGAGCTGACTGAAGAGGTCGACGATATCGACACCGTTTTCATTCCGCTTGGCAACGGTGCTCTGGCGGCCGGAGTGGGATGCTGGTTCAAATCACGTTCACCGCGAACAAGGGTCGTCGCCGTCGCCGCAAAGGGTGCGCCTTGCATGGCTCTCTCCTACAATGCGGGTGAGGCGATCTCGACGCCGGAGGCACGCACGATTGCCGATGGAATTGCCGTCCGGATTCCCGTCCCGTCGGCCGTCGACTGGCTTCAAGACACGATCGACGACGTCGTTCTCGTGGATGACGATCAGATTCTGGATGCAATGCGGTTTGCTCATGACACATGGAAGCGTCTCGTCGAACCAGCCGGAGCGGCGGGGCTCGCAGCTATTCTTGCGCAGGCATCTGCCCTGAAAGGCTGCCGTGTAGCGACTGTGCTGTGTGGTGCTAACCTAACGGATCAACAGATCAAGGCATGGCTTCCATCTGCCGCAAAGGACGACACGAATGCGTGCTAG